A single window of Deinococcota bacterium DNA harbors:
- a CDS encoding Ig-like domain-containing protein, producing the protein MKTTLRSLSALPLHVLLAAALIACGGTPTPPGNGPADPAVTGVVVSPDEAAVNVGATVTLSATVQGDAGVSQNVTWSSSDNGIATVNNSGVVTGVAPGTATITATSQANTNVSGQARVTVTAPTATVDCSTAQELSADISADTTLPLDCHRVTTNITVSAALTLLPGTVLQFETSSGLRVADGGSLRAEGTAANPIRLTSASGDPNDWRGVGIFTSSSNNVFDHVTLENAGRTFSTINGSNATNLYLDDNARVAITNSTFRNSGGVGLYVNAANSELTSFSNNTFDGNSTAAMRVTSQQLGSIGSGNVFGTNALPGAQHIQVAATTLRTSATWPAADVPYRFDGNHFIDDSEATITIEAGATLQFTNSAGFRLDAGALRALGSSGAPVTFTSASGNPNDWRGLGIASSSAENTLEHVVIENAGQTFSTINGSNATNLYLAGNSRLAVTNSTFRASGGHGVYVDADSAVLSTFDDNEFIENTDAPIRLYSNQLDSIGSGNVFGTDAPFGSRYVEVRDTTITTDQTWQNLDVPYRFFGNHFINDPAATVTIEPGTTLQFDDAGLRVDAGALQAIGTAADRITFTSASGSSGGWRGVGINSSSSANALRFVTLENAGQTFSTINNSRSTNLYVSSAGVIAATDSAFNNSSGWGIYNDGAITDAAGAPIDPATQGNNTFSGNSSGDVGP; encoded by the coding sequence ATGAAAACAACCCTTCGATCCCTTTCGGCCCTGCCCTTGCACGTGCTCCTAGCCGCCGCGCTCATCGCTTGCGGTGGTACGCCCACCCCACCCGGCAACGGCCCCGCTGATCCCGCCGTCACGGGCGTGGTGGTGAGCCCCGACGAAGCCGCTGTGAACGTGGGCGCCACCGTCACCCTGAGCGCCACGGTGCAGGGCGACGCGGGCGTGTCGCAAAACGTCACCTGGTCGAGCAGCGATAACGGTATTGCCACCGTGAACAACTCAGGCGTCGTCACCGGCGTCGCACCCGGCACCGCCACCATCACGGCGACGAGCCAGGCCAATACGAATGTCTCGGGTCAGGCGCGCGTCACCGTCACCGCGCCGACCGCCACGGTCGACTGCAGTACGGCCCAGGAGCTGAGCGCCGACATCAGCGCCGACACCACCTTGCCGCTCGACTGCCACCGCGTGACGACCAACATCACCGTCTCGGCCGCCCTGACACTGCTGCCCGGTACGGTCCTTCAGTTCGAAACGTCCTCGGGCTTGCGCGTCGCCGACGGCGGCTCGCTGCGCGCCGAAGGCACGGCCGCCAACCCGATCAGGCTCACCAGCGCCTCGGGCGACCCCAACGACTGGCGCGGCGTGGGCATCTTTACCAGCAGCAGCAATAATGTTTTTGATCACGTCACCCTCGAGAACGCCGGCCGAACCTTCAGCACCATCAACGGCAGCAACGCCACCAACCTCTACCTGGACGACAACGCTCGCGTTGCCATCACCAACAGCACCTTCCGTAACAGCGGCGGGGTCGGCCTCTACGTGAACGCCGCGAATTCCGAGCTCACCAGCTTCAGCAACAACACCTTCGACGGCAACAGCACCGCGGCCATGCGGGTAACCTCACAGCAGCTCGGCAGCATCGGGAGCGGCAACGTCTTCGGCACGAACGCGCTCCCCGGCGCGCAACACATCCAGGTCGCCGCTACCACCCTGCGCACCTCCGCGACATGGCCCGCCGCCGACGTGCCGTACCGCTTTGACGGCAATCACTTCATCGACGATTCCGAAGCCACGATTACCATCGAAGCGGGCGCCACCTTGCAGTTTACGAACAGCGCCGGCTTCCGTCTCGACGCGGGAGCTCTGCGCGCCCTCGGCAGCAGCGGCGCTCCCGTCACCTTCACCAGTGCCTCGGGCAACCCCAACGACTGGCGCGGCCTCGGCATCGCCAGCAGCAGCGCCGAAAACACGCTCGAGCACGTCGTCATCGAAAACGCCGGGCAGACCTTCAGCACCATCAACGGCAGCAACGCCACCAACCTCTACCTCGCGGGCAACTCGCGCCTTGCCGTCACCAACTCGACCTTCAGGGCCAGCGGCGGGCACGGCGTCTATGTAGACGCCGACAGCGCGGTGCTCAGCACCTTCGACGACAACGAGTTCATCGAAAACACCGACGCCCCCATCAGGCTCTACTCCAACCAGTTGGATTCCATCGGCTCGGGCAACGTGTTCGGTACCGACGCGCCGTTCGGCAGCCGCTACGTCGAGGTCAGGGACACTACCATCACCACCGACCAGACCTGGCAGAACCTCGATGTTCCCTACCGCTTCTTCGGCAACCACTTCATCAACGACCCCGCCGCCACCGTCACCATCGAGCCCGGCACAACGCTGCAGTTCGACGACGCGGGCCTCCGCGTTGACGCGGGCGCGCTTCAAGCTATCGGCACGGCCGCTGACCGCATCACCTTCACCAGCGCCAGCGGTAGCTCCGGCGGCTGGCGCGGCGTCGGCATCAACTCGAGCAGCAGCGCCAACGCGCTCCGCTTCGTTACCCTCGAGAACGCCGGACAAACCTTCAGCACCATCAACAACAGCAGGTCTACCAACCTCTACGTCTCCTCGGCGGGCGTCATTGCCGCCACCGACAGCGCCTTTAACAACAGCAGCGGTTGGGGCATCTACAACGACGGCGCCATCACCGACGCCGCGGGCGCCCCCATCGACCCCGCCACCCAAGGGAACAACACCTTCAGTGGCAACAGCAGCGGCGACGTAGGTCCGTAA